The Accipiter gentilis chromosome 9, bAccGen1.1, whole genome shotgun sequence genome includes a region encoding these proteins:
- the AS3MT gene encoding arsenite methyltransferase isoform X2, with translation MASPCGKQIHREVQDYYGKELQKSDDLKTSACVTSARPLPKAVRDALERVHEEVVARYYGCGLVIPEYLESCWILDLGSGSGRDCYLLSQLVGERGHITGIDMTEGQVEVAKKHIAYHMDKFGYQKPNVEFLQGYMEKLRDAGLADDSYDIVISNCVINLAPDKRAVLREAYRVLKPGGEMYFSDVYASQHLSETVQKHRVLWGECLGGALYWRDLYNIAEEVGFSPPCLVTASPITIVDKELEGIIGDCRFVSATFRLFKVPGSSQAGPGQVIYNGGIVGHERELVFDANFTFKEGEVVDVDAEMAAILRSSRFADKFLIQAGRANAAALQGCSFKGVKEKICDPFQLLERLAAPGPACRPGGTCGPPGCC, from the exons A TGGCAAGCCCCTGCGGAAAGCAGATCCACCGGGAGGTGCAG GATTACTATGGCAAAGAGCTGCAGAAGTCAGATGACCTGAAAACCAGTGCGTGTGTCACCTCGGCCAGGCCCCTTCCCAAGGCGGTGAGAGATGCTTTGGAGCGTGTTCATGAGGAGGTGGTAGCCAG GTACTATGGCTGTGGTCTGGTGATCCCCGAGTACCTGGAGTCGTGCTGGATCCTGGATctgggcagcggcagcggcagagACTGCTACCTGCTGAGCCAGCTGGTTGGGGAGCGGGGCCACATCACCGGGATAGACATGACCGAAGGCCAG gtTGAGGTGGCGAAGAAGCACATTGCCTACCACATGGACAAGTTTGGCTACCAAAAGCCGAATGTGGAGTTCCTCCAGGGCTACATGGAGAAGCTGCGTGATGCTGGGCTGGCCGATGACAGCTACGATATTGTCAT ctccaaCTGTGTGATCAACCTTGCCCCCGACAAGAGGGCTGTGTTGCGGGAGGCCTACCGTGTGCTGAAG CCTGGGGGAGAGATGTACTTCAGTGATGTCTATGCCAGCCAGCACCTGAGCGAGACCGTCCAGAAGcacagggtgctgtggg GGGAGTGCCTGGGGGGAGCTCTGTACTGGAGAGACCTGTACAACATCGCTGAGGAGGTGGGGTTCAGCCCCCCGTGCCTGGTCACCGCCAGCCCCATCACCATCGTTGACAAGGAGCTGGAGGGCATCATTG GTGACTGCCGCTTTGTCTCCGCAACTTTCCGCCTGTTCAAGGTGCCGGGTAGcagccaggccgggccgggccaggtcATCTACAATGGTGGGATCGTGGGGCACGAGCGAGAGCTGGTGTTTGACGCCAACTTCACCTTCAAG GaaggagaggtggtagatgtggATGCCGAGATGGCTGCGATCTTGCGGAGCTCCAGGTTTGCGGACAAGTTCCTGATCCAAGCTGGCAGGGCCAACGCTGCCGCACTGCAGGGCTGCAGTTTCAAGGGGGTGAAG GAGAAGATCTGTGATCCCTTCCAGCTGCTGGAGCGGCTGGCGGCCCCAGGTCCTGCCTGCCGTCCCGGTGGCACCTGTGGTCCCCCAGGGTGCTGTTGA
- the BORCS7 gene encoding BLOC-1-related complex subunit 7 translates to MAAGGAADAQARFGHSVKGLLTEKVTSCGTDVIALTKQVLKGSRSAELLGQAARNMVMQEDAILHSEDSLRKMAIITTHLQYQQEAIQKNVEQSSNLQDQLSHLLK, encoded by the exons atggcggcggggggCGCGGCGGACGCCCAGGCGCGCTTCGGCCACTCGGTGAAGGGGCTCCTGACCGAGAAGGTGACGAGCTGCGGCACCGACGTGATCGCCCTCACCAAGCAGGTGCTGAAGGGCTCCCGCAGCGCCGAG CTCCTGGGTCAAGCTGCTAGAAACATGGTGATGCAAGAAGATGCTATCCTGCACTCAGAAGAT AGTTTAAGGAAAATGGCCATAATAACCACTCATCTACAGTACCA GCAAGAAGCAATTCAGAAGAA TGTTGAGCAGTCATCAAACCTACAGGACCAGCTGAGTCACTTGCTGAAATGA
- the AS3MT gene encoding arsenite methyltransferase isoform X1, giving the protein MGNFLVASPCGKQIHREVQDYYGKELQKSDDLKTSACVTSARPLPKAVRDALERVHEEVVARYYGCGLVIPEYLESCWILDLGSGSGRDCYLLSQLVGERGHITGIDMTEGQVEVAKKHIAYHMDKFGYQKPNVEFLQGYMEKLRDAGLADDSYDIVISNCVINLAPDKRAVLREAYRVLKPGGEMYFSDVYASQHLSETVQKHRVLWGECLGGALYWRDLYNIAEEVGFSPPCLVTASPITIVDKELEGIIGDCRFVSATFRLFKVPGSSQAGPGQVIYNGGIVGHERELVFDANFTFKEGEVVDVDAEMAAILRSSRFADKFLIQAGRANAAALQGCSFKGVKEKICDPFQLLERLAAPGPACRPGGTCGPPGCC; this is encoded by the exons ATGGGGAATTTTCTGG TGGCAAGCCCCTGCGGAAAGCAGATCCACCGGGAGGTGCAG GATTACTATGGCAAAGAGCTGCAGAAGTCAGATGACCTGAAAACCAGTGCGTGTGTCACCTCGGCCAGGCCCCTTCCCAAGGCGGTGAGAGATGCTTTGGAGCGTGTTCATGAGGAGGTGGTAGCCAG GTACTATGGCTGTGGTCTGGTGATCCCCGAGTACCTGGAGTCGTGCTGGATCCTGGATctgggcagcggcagcggcagagACTGCTACCTGCTGAGCCAGCTGGTTGGGGAGCGGGGCCACATCACCGGGATAGACATGACCGAAGGCCAG gtTGAGGTGGCGAAGAAGCACATTGCCTACCACATGGACAAGTTTGGCTACCAAAAGCCGAATGTGGAGTTCCTCCAGGGCTACATGGAGAAGCTGCGTGATGCTGGGCTGGCCGATGACAGCTACGATATTGTCAT ctccaaCTGTGTGATCAACCTTGCCCCCGACAAGAGGGCTGTGTTGCGGGAGGCCTACCGTGTGCTGAAG CCTGGGGGAGAGATGTACTTCAGTGATGTCTATGCCAGCCAGCACCTGAGCGAGACCGTCCAGAAGcacagggtgctgtggg GGGAGTGCCTGGGGGGAGCTCTGTACTGGAGAGACCTGTACAACATCGCTGAGGAGGTGGGGTTCAGCCCCCCGTGCCTGGTCACCGCCAGCCCCATCACCATCGTTGACAAGGAGCTGGAGGGCATCATTG GTGACTGCCGCTTTGTCTCCGCAACTTTCCGCCTGTTCAAGGTGCCGGGTAGcagccaggccgggccgggccaggtcATCTACAATGGTGGGATCGTGGGGCACGAGCGAGAGCTGGTGTTTGACGCCAACTTCACCTTCAAG GaaggagaggtggtagatgtggATGCCGAGATGGCTGCGATCTTGCGGAGCTCCAGGTTTGCGGACAAGTTCCTGATCCAAGCTGGCAGGGCCAACGCTGCCGCACTGCAGGGCTGCAGTTTCAAGGGGGTGAAG GAGAAGATCTGTGATCCCTTCCAGCTGCTGGAGCGGCTGGCGGCCCCAGGTCCTGCCTGCCGTCCCGGTGGCACCTGTGGTCCCCCAGGGTGCTGTTGA